In a genomic window of Phragmites australis chromosome 14, lpPhrAust1.1, whole genome shotgun sequence:
- the LOC133891014 gene encoding heat stress transcription factor B-4b-like has product MAFLVERCGEMVVSMESSHQAKPVPAPFLTKTYQLVDDPCTDHIVSWGEDDATFVVWRPPEFARDLLPNYFKHNNFSSFVRQLNTYGFRKIVADRWEFANEFFRKGAKHLLAEIHRRKSSQPPLPPHQPYHHHHLNPFSPPPPPPPTHPVYHFQEEPPAAAHGGHGSGGGNDGSGGDFLVALSEDNRQLRRRNSLLLSELAHMKKLYNDIIYFLQNHVAPVTSPSSAAHAQLPARTGAASSCRLLELDPDSSSPTAEALPGDADGTVKLFGVALQGKKKRAHREDGDDDNDQGSEV; this is encoded by the exons ATGGCTTTCCTTGTGGAGCGGTGCGGTGAGATGGTGGTGTCGATGGAGAGCTCGCACCAAGCGAAGCCGGTGCCGGCGCCGTTCCTGACCAAGACGTACCAGCTGGTGGACGACCCCTGCACCGACCACATCGTGTCGTGGGGCGAGGACGACGCCACCTTCGTCGTCTGGCGCCCGCCCGAGTTCGCCCGCGACCTCCTCCCAAACTACTTCAAGCACAATAACTTCTCCAGCTTCGTCAGGCAGCTCAACACCTAT GGTTTCAGGAAGATAGTGGCTGACAGATGGGAGTTCGCCAACGAGTTCTTCAGGAAGGGAGCCAAGCACCTCCTCGCCGAGATCCACCGGAGGAAGTCCTCGCagccgccgctgccaccgcaCCAGccctaccaccaccaccacctcaacCCCTTCTCTCCGCCGCCCCCGCCACCGCCGACTCATCCGGTGTACCACTTCCAAGAAgagccgcccgccgccgcgcaCGGTGGTCACGGGAGTGGAGGCGGCAATGACGGCAGCGGCGGGGATTTCCTGGTGGCGCTGTCGGAGGACAACCGGCAGCTGCGGCGCCGCAACTCGCTGTTGCTGTCGGAGCTGGCGCACATGAAGAAGCTCTACAACGACATCATCTACTTCCTGCAGAACCACGTGGCGCCGGTCACGAGCCCCTCGTCGGCGGCGCACGCACAGCTGCCCGCCCGCACCGGCGCGGCGTCCTCCTGCAGGCTGCTGGAGCTGGACCCGGACTCCTCCTCACCGACGGCGGAGGCGTTGCCCGGGGACGCGGACGGCACGGTGAAGCTGTTCGGCGTGGCGCTGCAGGGCAAGAAGAAGCGGGCGCACCGggaggacggcgacgacgacaaTGACCAGGGAAGCGAGGTGTAG
- the LOC133891496 gene encoding uncharacterized protein LOC133891496 isoform X1, whose amino-acid sequence MAIPPRITGGRRQRPLPLPLKKSFLAAVTAAAALSVVCILSFTDALSYLGFQPRDVDKRDGNRRYLYWGGRVDCPGKHCGSCAGLGHQESSLRCALEEALFLDRVLVMPSRMCLSSVHNTKGILHPSSAPSDQSRWETSSCAMESLYDIDLVSRTVPVILDNPRSWYEIVSRSTKLGEDGVVHVQGVSRAELKENPHYSGALLINRTASPLAWFMECKDRTKRSSVMLPYTFLPTMATKKLRDAANKMKEIFGDYDAIHVRRGDLLKNRKDRFGVERSLHPHLDRDTRPEFIKRRIARWIRPGRTLFIASNERTTGFFSPLSDKYRLVYSSNFSSILEPIIENNYQLFMVERLIMQGARTFVKTMKEFDNDRALCDDPKKNTKVWQEPVYTDD is encoded by the exons ATGGCGATCCCTCCCCGGATCACCGGCGGCCGCAGGCAGAGGCCGCTGCCGCTTCCCCTGAAGAAGtccttcctcgccgccgtcacggccgcggcggcgctcTCCGTCGTATGCATCCTCTCCTTCACCGACGCGCTGTCCTACCTGGGGTTCCAGCCCCGGGACGTCGACAAGAGGGACGGCAACCGCAGGTACCTCTACTGGGGCGGCCGTGTCGACTGCCCCGGCAAGCACTGCGGCTCCTGCGCCGGACTTGGGCACCAGGAGTCCAGCCTCCGCTGCGCCCTCGAGGAGGCCCTCTTCCTCGACAG GGTACTTGTCATGCCTTCAAGGATGTGCCTTAGTTCAGTGCACAATACAAAGGGGATCCTTCACCCAAGCAGTGCACCTTCAGATCAAAG CAGATGGGAAACGAGTTCTTGTGCAATGGAATCTTTATATGATATAGACCTCGTATCAAGAACTGTACCTGTTATTTTGGATAATCCACGATCGTGGTATGAGATAGTATCAAGAAGTACAAAACTAGGAGAGGATGGCGTCGTGCATGTGCAAGGAGTTAGCAGAGCTGAACTCAAAGAAAATCCACATTACTCAGGGGCTCTCCTCATAAACCGCACGGCAAGTCCTCTTGCTTG GTTTATGGAGTGCAAGGATCGGACCAAGCGTAGCTCTGTGATGTTACCATACACTTTTCTGCCAACAATGGCAACAAAAAAACTGAGGGATGCAGCGAATAAG ATGAAAGAGATATTTGGTGACTATGACGCTATTCATGTGAGACGAGGTGACCTGCTGAAGAACAGGAAAGATAGATTTGGTGTAGAGCGGAGTCTTCATCCTCATCTGGACAGAGATACCCGCCCTGAGTTTATCAAAAGAAGAATTGCAAGGTGGATTCGACCAGGTCGCACTCTTTTCATTGCTTCCAATGAAAGGACCACAGGCTTCTTTTCACCTCTATCAGACAA GTACAGGCTAGTatattcatcaaatttcagCAGCATATTGGAGCCAATAATCGAGAACAACTATCAGCTGTTCATGGTGGAAAGGTTAATCATGCAAGGAGCGAGGACGTTCGTGAAGACAATGaaagaatttgataatgatCGTGCTCTCTGTGATGATCCTAAAAAGAATACCAAAGTCTGGCAAGAACCAGTTTATACAGATGACTGA
- the LOC133891496 gene encoding uncharacterized protein LOC133891496 isoform X2, which produces MAIPPRITGGRRQRPLPLPLKKSFLAAVTAAAALSVVCILSFTDALSYLGFQPRDVDKRDGNRRYLYWGGRVDCPGKHCGSCAGLGHQESSLRCALEEALFLDRVLVMPSRMCLSSVHNTKGILHPSSAPSDQRWETSSCAMESLYDIDLVSRTVPVILDNPRSWYEIVSRSTKLGEDGVVHVQGVSRAELKENPHYSGALLINRTASPLAWFMECKDRTKRSSVMLPYTFLPTMATKKLRDAANKMKEIFGDYDAIHVRRGDLLKNRKDRFGVERSLHPHLDRDTRPEFIKRRIARWIRPGRTLFIASNERTTGFFSPLSDKYRLVYSSNFSSILEPIIENNYQLFMVERLIMQGARTFVKTMKEFDNDRALCDDPKKNTKVWQEPVYTDD; this is translated from the exons ATGGCGATCCCTCCCCGGATCACCGGCGGCCGCAGGCAGAGGCCGCTGCCGCTTCCCCTGAAGAAGtccttcctcgccgccgtcacggccgcggcggcgctcTCCGTCGTATGCATCCTCTCCTTCACCGACGCGCTGTCCTACCTGGGGTTCCAGCCCCGGGACGTCGACAAGAGGGACGGCAACCGCAGGTACCTCTACTGGGGCGGCCGTGTCGACTGCCCCGGCAAGCACTGCGGCTCCTGCGCCGGACTTGGGCACCAGGAGTCCAGCCTCCGCTGCGCCCTCGAGGAGGCCCTCTTCCTCGACAG GGTACTTGTCATGCCTTCAAGGATGTGCCTTAGTTCAGTGCACAATACAAAGGGGATCCTTCACCCAAGCAGTGCACCTTCAGATCAAAG ATGGGAAACGAGTTCTTGTGCAATGGAATCTTTATATGATATAGACCTCGTATCAAGAACTGTACCTGTTATTTTGGATAATCCACGATCGTGGTATGAGATAGTATCAAGAAGTACAAAACTAGGAGAGGATGGCGTCGTGCATGTGCAAGGAGTTAGCAGAGCTGAACTCAAAGAAAATCCACATTACTCAGGGGCTCTCCTCATAAACCGCACGGCAAGTCCTCTTGCTTG GTTTATGGAGTGCAAGGATCGGACCAAGCGTAGCTCTGTGATGTTACCATACACTTTTCTGCCAACAATGGCAACAAAAAAACTGAGGGATGCAGCGAATAAG ATGAAAGAGATATTTGGTGACTATGACGCTATTCATGTGAGACGAGGTGACCTGCTGAAGAACAGGAAAGATAGATTTGGTGTAGAGCGGAGTCTTCATCCTCATCTGGACAGAGATACCCGCCCTGAGTTTATCAAAAGAAGAATTGCAAGGTGGATTCGACCAGGTCGCACTCTTTTCATTGCTTCCAATGAAAGGACCACAGGCTTCTTTTCACCTCTATCAGACAA GTACAGGCTAGTatattcatcaaatttcagCAGCATATTGGAGCCAATAATCGAGAACAACTATCAGCTGTTCATGGTGGAAAGGTTAATCATGCAAGGAGCGAGGACGTTCGTGAAGACAATGaaagaatttgataatgatCGTGCTCTCTGTGATGATCCTAAAAAGAATACCAAAGTCTGGCAAGAACCAGTTTATACAGATGACTGA
- the LOC133890626 gene encoding calcium/calmodulin-dependent serine/threonine-protein kinase 1-like, whose amino-acid sequence MGLCHGKPTQIPEPKAEEDPHVASGAGNGASSPSPAPAAKPGTPKQPKFPFYLPSPLPPSSYKGSPANSSVASTPARGGFKRPFQPPSPAKHIRALLARRHGSVKPNEASIPEGGEPELGLDKSFGFSKHFFAKYELGEEVGRGHFGYTCSAKAKKGEHKGQDVAVKVIPKAKMTTAIAIEDVRREVRILSSLSGHNNLVQFYDAFEDEDNVYIVMELCKGGELLDRILARGGKYSEEDAKVIMVQILSVVSFCHLQGVVHRDLKPENFLFTSKDENSPLKVIDFGLSDFVKPDERLNDIVGSAYYVAPEVLHRSYGAEADMWSIGVIVYILLCGSRPFWARTESGIFRAVLKAEPSFDEAPWPTLTAEAKDFVKRLLNKDYRKRMTAAQALSHPWIRNAQQVKVPLDMIIYKLMRAYISSSSLRKSALRALAKTLTTNQLFYVRGQFELLGPNKNGYISLQNLKSALVKNSTDAMKDSRVVDFVNTVCTLQYRKLDFEEFAASAISVYQMEALDTWEQHARRAYELFDKEGNRPIVIEELASELGLGPSVPLHVVLQDWIRHADGKLSFLGFIKLLHGVSSRSIPKT is encoded by the exons ATGGGTCTCTGCCATGGCAAGCCGACGCAAATCCCGGAGCCCAAGGCGGAAGAGGATCCTCATGTAGCCTCCGGTGCCGGGAACGGcgcctcctcgccgtcgccggcgcccGCGGCGAAGCCGGGCACGCCGAAGCAGCCCAAGTTCCCGTTCTACCTGCCGAGCCCGCTCCCGCCATCGAGCTATAAGGGCTCGCCGGCGAACTCGAGCGTGGCGTCCACGCCGGCGCGCGGCGGGTTCAAGCGGCCGTTccagccgccgtcgccggcaaAGCACATCCGCGCGCTCCTGGCGCGGCGGCACGGCTCGGTGAAGCCCAACGAGGCGTCCATCCCCGAGGGTGGCGAGCCAGAGCTGGGCCTGGACAAGAGCTTCGGCTTCTCGAAGCATTTTTTCGCCAAGTACGAGCTCGGCGAAGAGGTCGGCCGCGGCCACTTTGGCTACACCTGCTCCGCCAAGGCCAAGAAGGGCGAGCACAAGGGCCAGGACGTCGCCGTCAAGGTCATCCCCAAGGCCAAG ATGACAACTGCTATTGCAATTGAAGATGTGAGAAGAGAAGTGAGAATATTGAGTTCTCTGTCAGGCCACAACAACCTAGTGCAGTTCTATGATGCTTTTGAGGATGAAGATAATGTGTATATAGTTATGGA ATTATGCAAAGGAGGCGAACTGCTGGATAGGATATTGGCGAG AGGTGGAAAGTATTCCGAAGAGGATGCAAAGGTCATTATGGTACAAATTTTGAGTGTTGTATCATTTTGCCATCTTCAAGGCGTTGTTCATCGTGATCTGAAACCAGAG AATTTTCTTTTCACCTCAAAGGACGAAAACTCTCCCTTGAAGGTCATAGATTTTGGCttgtccgactttgtgaaaccAG ATGAAAGACTCAATGACATTGTCGGAAGTGCTTACTATGTTGCTCCGGAGGTGCTCCATAGATCTTATGGCGCCGAGGCAGATATGTGGAGCATTGGAGTAATTGTCTACATCTTGCTTTGTGGGAGCCGGCCTTTCTGGGCGCGCACGGAGTCAGGAATCTTTCGAGCTGTATTGAAGGCAGAGCCAAGTTTTGATGAGGCTCCATGGCCCACTCTCACTGCCGAAGCTAAAGACTTTGTAAAAAGGCTTCTTAATAAGGATTACCGCAAGAGAATGACTGCTGCACAAGCTCTCA GTCATCCGTGGATCCGTAATGCTCAGCAAGTGAAGGTTCCTTTAGATATGATAATCTATAAGCTTATGAGAGCTTACATCAGTTCGTCTTCACTGCGGAAGTCTGCTTTGAGG GCCCTAGCCAAGACATTGACAACAAATCAACTCTTTTATGTAAGGGGGCAGTTTGAATTGTTGGGTCCAAACAAGAATGGTTATATCTccttgcaaaatttgaaatcg GCGTTGGTGAAAAATTCCACCGATGCGATGAAGGACTCTAGGGTTGTTGATTTTGTAAACACG GTGTGCACACTTCAGTACAGAAAATTGGATTTTGAAGAGTTTGCTGCTTCTGCCATCAGCGTTTATCAGATGGAAGCTTTGGATACCTGGGAACAGCACGCTAGGCGTGCATACGAACTGTTTGATAAGGAAGGCAACCGACCTATTGTTATCGAAGAACTTGCATCG GAACTCGGACTTGGCCCATCAGTGCCTCTCCACGTTGTTCTCCAAGATTGGATCAGACACGCTGACGGGAAGCTCAGTTTCCTCGGATTCATAAAACTTTTGCATGGGGTTTCTTCACGCTCGATCCCAAAAACCTGA